From Scatophagus argus isolate fScaArg1 chromosome 2, fScaArg1.pri, whole genome shotgun sequence, a single genomic window includes:
- the LOC124052776 gene encoding phosphofurin acidic cluster sorting protein 1-like, whose translation MATCADRVRGGAFPQDPEPAAGSGTTGAPDSRVPVPMNLFATWEIDRSSPSCVPRLCSLTLRRLMVLKELDRELSSIVIAVKIQGSKRTLRSNEYLLCPDGLMETELELTFSLQYPHFLKRDVNRLQVMLQRRKRYKNRTILGYKTLAVGVINMAEVMQHPTDGVHVLGLHSNLKDASVRAAELSVHSLSSQPIEQEDMSGHRGNKTKASDCSADVENYWEDDDDSFSSEQEGSDDAVPTQDTYDDDDDDVQVKTKKSCRKMMRTASLTQQTNFKQKFVALLRRFKVTDEVLDSDLVDQSQEAEEDLDLLYDSLEVYNPSDSSPELDDNDSILSTPKPKLRPFFEEVSQSSSQTETRRSQQKDQTAAVAELLSPGAQGPRFAEESTGEESAGPREAEDDGILATDAGPAAKLFKTESQTHMSPSKTGSQLSRHPWSVSMKDRQNSRGTDRTSSIDSETSSDYRIPAPQVARKSVLDQLNHILFSDDQIPDSIILINTTDWQGQYLSELLFEQPIVCTLTAADVQAAFSAIISRIQRFCNCNSQTPSTVKVAVGGDQSYVSTVLCCFVEQLASKTPDWLNYVRFLILPHGVHPLAKYLAALDSKFNSLFMDAGWRDLFGRPEPPPLDPIGVADRVCQYLTGAAVSHLCPISEAMLTCKHRSPDDDSCQKFVPFIGLVKVGIVEQNFLSTSVDSDDIILGSPPSQSGAAVSITSTPPPSPSTSCPGEVMGLQVDYWSSQAGGGGGAERRKEVGMKNTLKSNFRSLQVSRISGGELMSMTVVTKEKNKKVMFLSKKTKEKEAESRSQLIEGISRLICTSKHQHTLRVSVDGVEWNDVKFFQLAAQWPTHVKHFPVGIFSYNKP comes from the exons ATTATGCAGTCTGACTCTGAGGAGGCTGATGGTTTTGAAGGAACTGGACAGAGAGCTCAGCTCCATCGTCATCGCTGTGAAGATTCAG GGCTCTAAGCGGACTTTGAGATCCAACGAGTACCTTCTCTGTCCGGATGGCCTGATGGAGACAGAGCTGGAGCTCACCTTCTCCCTGCAG TATCCTCACTTCCTGAAACGAGATGTGAACCGTCTGCAGGTCATGcttcagaggaggaagaggtacAAGAACCGAACCATCCTGGGTTACAAGACTCTCGCAGTGGGGGTCATCAACATGGCCGAG GTGATGCAGCATCCGACAGACGGAGTCCACGTTCTTGGTCTCCATAGCAACCTGAAGGATGCTTCGGTGCGTGCGGCAGAGCTGAGCGTCCATTCTCTCTCCAGTCAGCCAATCGAACAGGAGGACATGAGTGGTCACCGTGGCAACAAGACCAAGGCCTCAG ATTGCTCTGCTGACGTGGAGAACTACTGGGAAGATGATGACGACAGCTTCTCCTCTGAACAGGAAGGAAGTGATGACGCAGTCCCAACTCAG gACAcgtatgatgatgatgatgatgatgtccaGGTAAAGACGAAGAAGTCATGCAGGAAGATGATGCGAACAGCCTCCCTGACGCAG CAAACAAACTTCAAACAAAAGTTTGTGGCTCTGCTGAGAAGATTCAAAGTCACTGATGAG GTTCTGGACTCAGACCTGGTGGATCAGAgtcaggaggctgaggaggatCTGGACCTCCTGTACGACAGTCTGGAGGTTTACAACCCGAGCGACAGCAGCCCCGAGCTGGATGACAACGACAGCATCCTCAGCACCCCAAAACCCAAGCTCAG GCCTTTCTTCGAGGAGGTTTCTCAGTCCAGCTCTCAGACTGAGACCAGGAGGAGCCAGCAGAAAGATCAAACTGCAGCT gtggcagagctgctgtccCCTGGAGCTCAGGGGCCTCGATTCGCCGAGGAGTCCACAGGGGAGGAGTCCGCGGGGCCCagg GAAGCTGAGGATGATGGTATCTTGGCAACAGACGCAGGCCCAGCCGCTAAACTCTTTAAAACTGAGTCCCAGACACACATGTCacccag taagacaggaagtcagctgTCTCGCCATCCTTGGAGTGTCTCCatgaaggacagacagaacTCTAGAGGGACAGACAGAACCAGCAGCATTGACAGTGAGACGTCTTCTGACTACAGGATACCTGCCCCACAG gttGCCAGGAAGTCAGTCCTGGATCAGCTGAACCACATCCTGTTCTCTGATGATCAGATCCCGGACTCCATCATCCTGATCAATACCACAGACTGGCAGGGACAG tatCTGTCGGAGCTTCTTTTCGAACAGCCAATCGTGTGCACCCTCACAGCGGCTGACGTTCAGGCCGCCTTCAGCGCCATCATCAGTCGGATCCAGAGATT CTGTAACTGTAACTCCCAGACCCCATCCACTGTGAAGGTGGCTGTGGGCGGGGATCAGAGCTACGTCAGCACcgtcctctgctgctttgtagAGCAGCTGGCCAGCAAGACGCCTGATTGGCTGAACTATGTCCGCTTTCTCATCCTCCCACATG GAGTCCACCCGCTGGCCAAGTACCTGGCCGCCCTGGACAGTAAATTCAACAGCCTGTTCATGGACGCCGGCTGGAGGGACCTGTTTGGACGACCGGAGCCCCCTCCTCTGG ACCCCATTGGCGTAGCAGATCGAGTGTGTCAGTACCTGACGGGAGCTGCTGTGTCTCACCTGTGTCCCATCTCAGAGGCCATGCTCACCTGCAAACACAGGAG TCCTGACGACGACTCCTGTCAGAAGTTTGTTCCTTTTATTGGG ctgGTGAAGGTTGGCATTGTGGAGCAGAACTTCCTGTCCACCTCAG TTGACTCTGATGACATCATACTAGGATCTCCTCCCtcccaatcaggagcagcagtcagcatcacctccacacctcctccctccccctccaccag CTGTCCAGGGGAGGTGATGGGTCTGCAGGTGGACTACTGGAGCAgccaggcaggaggaggaggaggagcagagaggaggaaggaggtgggGATGAAGAACACTCTGAAGAGTAACTTCCGCAGTCTGCAGGTGTCAAGGATCAGTGGAGGAGAGCTGATGAGCATGACGGTGGTGAccaaagagaagaacaagaaag tcatgTTCCTCAGCAAGAAGACGAAGGAGAAGGAGGCGGAGTCAAGGAGTCAGCTGATCGAAGGAATCAGCAGGCTGATCTGCACCtccaaacaccaacacacactgagag TCTCTGTAGATGGAGTTGAGTGGAATGATGTGAAGTTCTTCCAGCTCGCTGCTCAGTGGCCGACTCACGTCAAACACTTTCCTGTTGGGATCTTCAGCTACAACAAACCctga